The following are from one region of the Escherichia sp. E4742 genome:
- the glcC gene encoding transcriptional regulator GlcC, whose product MKDERRPICEVVAESIERLIIDGVLKVGQPLPSERRLCEKLGFSRSALREGLTVLRGRGIIETAQGRDSRVARLNRVQDTSPLIHLFSTQPRTLYDLLDVRELLEGESARLAATLGTQADFVLITRCYEKMLAASEHNKELSLIEHAQLDHAFHLAICQASHNQVLVFTLQSLTDLMFNSVFASVNNLYHRPQQKKQIDRQHARIYNAVLQRLPHVAQRAARDHVRTVKKNLHDIELEGHHLIRSAVPQEMNKGGM is encoded by the coding sequence ATGAAAGATGAACGTCGCCCTATTTGCGAAGTAGTTGCTGAGAGTATCGAACGGTTAATTATCGACGGCGTGCTGAAGGTCGGGCAGCCGCTTCCTTCGGAGCGTCGACTGTGTGAAAAGCTCGGTTTCTCACGCTCCGCACTGCGTGAAGGGCTGACCGTGCTGCGCGGGCGCGGGATTATTGAAACAGCGCAGGGTCGCGATTCTCGTGTCGCACGGCTTAATCGGGTGCAGGACACCAGCCCGCTAATTCATCTGTTCAGCACGCAGCCGCGAACGCTGTACGATCTGCTTGATGTTCGCGAATTGCTGGAGGGCGAATCGGCAAGGTTGGCGGCTACGCTGGGAACCCAGGCAGATTTTGTTTTGATAACCCGCTGCTATGAAAAAATGCTCGCTGCCAGTGAGCACAACAAAGAGCTTTCGCTGATCGAACATGCACAGCTGGATCACGCTTTCCATCTCGCCATTTGTCAGGCTTCCCACAATCAGGTGCTGGTGTTTACGCTGCAATCATTGACCGATCTGATGTTTAATTCGGTGTTTGCCAGCGTGAATAATCTCTACCATCGACCACAGCAAAAAAAGCAGATCGATCGCCAGCATGCGCGGATCTATAACGCGGTGTTGCAGCGACTCCCACATGTCGCCCAGCGCGCCGCCCGCGATCATGTGCGAACCGTGAAAAAGAATCTCCACGATATTGAGCTGGAAGGCCACCATTTGATTCGTTCGGCGGTGCCGCAGGAGATGAACAAAGGAGGGATGTGA
- the yghO gene encoding protein YghO, translating to MECDLLMIKIEKVINKNDLKAFIAFPSSLYPDDPNWIPPLFIERSEHLSAKNPGTDHIIWQAWVAKKEGQVVGRITAQIDTLHRERYGEDTGHFGMIDAIDDPQVFAALFGAAEAWLKSQGARNISGPFSLNINQESGLLIEGFDTPPCAMMPHGKPWYAAHIEQLGYHKGIDLLAWWMQRTDLTFSPALKKLMDQVRKKVTIRCINRQRFAEEMQILREIFNSGWQHNWGFVPFTEHEFATMGDQLKYLVPDDMIYIAEIDSAPCAFIVGLPNINEAIADLNGSLFPSGWAKLLWRLKVSGVRTARVPLMGVRDEYQFSRIGPVIALLLIEALHDPFARRKIDALEMSWILETNTGMNNMLERIGAEPYKRYRLYEKQI from the coding sequence ATGGAATGCGATCTGCTGATGATTAAAATTGAAAAAGTAATAAATAAAAACGACTTAAAAGCATTTATCGCTTTTCCGTCGTCACTTTATCCCGATGATCCGAACTGGATCCCTCCTCTATTCATTGAACGCAGCGAGCATCTGTCAGCGAAGAATCCAGGGACGGACCATATCATCTGGCAGGCATGGGTGGCGAAAAAAGAAGGGCAGGTAGTAGGGCGCATTACCGCGCAAATCGATACCTTGCACCGCGAGCGTTACGGCGAAGATACCGGTCATTTCGGCATGATTGACGCCATTGATGATCCGCAGGTTTTTGCCGCTTTATTTGGCGCAGCAGAAGCGTGGCTGAAGTCACAAGGCGCGCGTAACATCAGCGGACCTTTCAGTCTGAATATCAATCAGGAAAGCGGATTACTGATTGAAGGTTTCGATACACCGCCATGTGCGATGATGCCGCACGGTAAACCGTGGTATGCCGCGCATATTGAACAACTGGGTTATCACAAAGGTATTGATTTACTGGCGTGGTGGATGCAGCGAACCGATCTCACTTTCTCTCCGGCGCTAAAAAAACTGATGGATCAGGTGCGCAAAAAGGTGACCATTCGCTGCATCAATCGTCAGCGGTTTGCCGAAGAGATGCAGATCCTGCGTGAGATTTTCAACTCCGGCTGGCAGCACAACTGGGGATTTGTGCCGTTTACCGAACATGAATTCGCGACCATGGGAGATCAACTTAAGTATCTGGTGCCGGACGATATGATCTACATCGCCGAGATTGATTCTGCACCCTGCGCGTTTATTGTCGGCTTACCGAATATCAACGAGGCGATTGCCGATCTGAACGGATCGCTCTTTCCCTCCGGCTGGGCAAAATTGCTGTGGCGCTTGAAAGTCAGCGGTGTGCGGACCGCGCGAGTGCCGCTGATGGGGGTACGTGACGAGTATCAGTTCAGCCGCATCGGCCCGGTGATTGCTCTGTTATTGATTGAAGCCTTACATGATCCGTTTGCCCGCCGGAAGATCGATGCGCTGGAAATGTCATGGATCCTCGAAACCAATACAGGCATGAATAACATGCTGGAACGCATTGGGGCGGAGCCGTACAAGCGTTACCGCTTGTATGAAAAGCAGATTTAA
- the glcD gene encoding glycolate oxidase subunit GlcD, which yields MSILYEERLDGALPDVDRTSVLMALREHVPGLEILHTDEEITPYECDGLSAYRTRPLLVVLPKQMEQVTAILAVCHRLRVPVVTRGAGTGLSGGALPLEKGVLLVMARFKEILDINPVGRRARVQPGVRNLAISQAVAAHNLYYAPDPSSQIACSIGGNVAENAGGVHCLKYGLTVHNLLKIEVQTLDGEALTLGSDALDSPGFDLLALFTGSEGMLGVTTEVTVKLLPKPPVARVLLASFDSVEKAGLAVGDIIANGIIPGGLEMMDNLSIRAAEDFIHAGYPVDAEAILLCELDGVESDVQEDCERVNDILLKAGATDVRLAQDEAERVRFWAGRKNAFPAVGRISPDYYCMDGTIPRRALPGVLEGIARLSQQYDLRVANVFHAGDGNMHPLILFDANEPGEFARAEELGGKILELCVEVGGSISGEHGIGREKINQMCAQFNSDEITTFHAVKAAFDPDGLLNPGKNIPTLHRCAEFGAMHVHHGHLPFPELERF from the coding sequence ATGAGCATCTTGTACGAAGAGCGTCTTGATGGCGCTTTACCCGATGTCGACCGCACATCGGTACTGATGGCACTGCGTGAGCATGTCCCTGGACTGGAGATCCTGCATACCGATGAGGAGATCACTCCTTACGAGTGTGACGGGTTGAGCGCGTATCGCACGCGTCCATTACTGGTTGTTCTGCCTAAGCAGATGGAACAGGTGACAGCGATTCTGGCTGTCTGCCACCGTCTGCGTGTACCGGTAGTGACCCGTGGCGCAGGCACCGGGCTTTCTGGCGGCGCGCTGCCGCTAGAAAAGGGCGTTTTGTTGGTGATGGCGCGCTTTAAAGAGATCCTCGACATTAACCCCGTCGGGCGCCGTGCGCGCGTGCAGCCGGGCGTGCGTAACCTGGCGATCTCCCAGGCCGTAGCGGCGCATAATCTCTATTACGCGCCGGACCCTTCCTCACAAATTGCCTGTTCTATTGGCGGCAATGTGGCGGAAAACGCCGGAGGCGTCCACTGCCTGAAATATGGTCTGACCGTACATAACCTGCTGAAAATTGAAGTGCAAACGCTGGACGGCGAGGCGCTGACGCTGGGATCGGATGCGCTGGATTCGCCTGGTTTTGACCTGCTGGCGCTGTTTACTGGATCAGAAGGTATGCTCGGCGTGACCACCGAAGTAACGGTGAAGCTGTTGCCGAAGCCGCCCGTGGCGCGCGTGTTGTTAGCCAGCTTTGACTCGGTAGAAAAAGCCGGACTTGCGGTTGGTGACATCATCGCCAATGGCATTATCCCTGGCGGGCTGGAGATGATGGATAACCTGTCGATCCGCGCGGCGGAAGATTTTATTCATGCTGGTTATCCCGTCGACGCCGAAGCGATTTTGTTATGCGAGCTGGACGGTGTGGAGTCTGATGTACAGGAAGACTGCGAGCGAGTTAACGACATCTTACTGAAAGCGGGCGCGACTGACGTCCGCCTGGCGCAGGATGAAGCGGAGCGCGTACGTTTCTGGGCTGGCCGCAAGAACGCCTTTCCGGCGGTGGGGCGCATCTCCCCGGATTACTACTGCATGGACGGCACCATCCCACGCCGCGCGCTGCCTGGCGTACTGGAAGGCATTGCCCGTTTATCGCAGCAATATGATTTACGCGTCGCCAACGTCTTTCATGCCGGAGACGGCAACATGCACCCGTTAATCCTTTTCGATGCCAACGAACCCGGTGAATTTGCCCGCGCGGAAGAGCTGGGCGGGAAGATCCTCGAACTCTGCGTTGAAGTTGGCGGCAGCATCAGTGGGGAACATGGCATCGGGCGCGAAAAAATCAATCAAATGTGCGCCCAGTTCAACAGCGATGAAATCACGACCTTCCATGCAGTCAAGGCGGCGTTTGATCCCGATGGTTTGCTGAACCCAGGAAAAAACATCCCCACGCTACACCGCTGTGCTGAATTTGGTGCCATGCACGTACATCACGGTCATTTACCTTTCCCTGAACTGGAGCGTTTCTGA